The stretch of DNA GGGAGAGAGTGATGACCGAAACCCAGCGCGATGTCCTCAGCGCCGGATTTTCGCTGACGCTGATAGTGTTGGCGGCCTTCGTGATGCAGCGTTTCTTCCTGCCGCTGATATGGGCAGGCATTTTGTGCGTGGCGACCTGGCCGATGTATGTGCGGCTGCGCGCGCGCATCGGCCATCCCATTCTGTCGGCCGCCTTGCTGACCTTGGTGGTAGCGGCGATCTTCATCGTGCCGGCCTTGTTGGGCGTGGCGCAGGCGGCACGGCAGGCGCCGGAGCTGGCCAACTACATCGTCAGCGCCAATACCGATGGCGTGCCGGTGCCGGACTTCCTGGCCCACCTGCCGGTGGTTGGCGACTCCATCGCCGAATGGTGGCAGGCGACGCTGAGCCAGCCGCATGGCCTGGCGCATTTGTTCTCCGACCGCGAAATCAACGGCTTCCATTCGGCCAGCGACATCATCAAGGTGGCCGGCGTCGGCTTCATGCACCGCCTGGTAGACTTTGGCCTGGCCTTCCTGTGCCTGTTCTTCTTCTACAAAGACGGCGAAGTGCTGAACCGCCAGATCATGAATATCGGCAGCCGCTGGTTCAGTGAACAGCGCTGGGCGCAATACTCTGAGAAAATCCCGACCGCGATCCGCGCCACCGTCAACGGCCTGGTGCTGGTTGGCCTGGCGGAAGGCGTGTTGATCGGCATAGCCTACTGGCTGGCTGGTCTGAAGTCCGCCGTGCTGTGGGCGGCTGCGACCGGCATCCTGGCCATCATCCCTTTCGGTGCGCCGATTGCCTTCGTCAGCGCAGCAGCCGTGCTGGCGTTTGGCGGCGCGCTGCCAGCCGCCATTGGCGTGGCAGCCTGGGGCACCGTGGTGCTGTTTGTGGCGGATCACTTCGTGCGACCAGGCATCATCGGCAACGCAACGCGCTTGCCGTTCCTGGCCGTACTGTTCGGCATATTGGGCGGGGTCGAAACCCTGGGCCTGGTCGGACTGTTTATTGGTCCGGTGGTGATGGTGCTGTTTGTAACGCTGTGGCACGAGGCGCAAAGTCATCATGCGGATGTCGGCTAGCCAGTTGCCAAACCCAGGTGAGGAGCGCAAGCGAGGCTGCGGCATCTGCCGGCCTGTCTTGTGCATGGGTAGGGCAACTGGCGCCGGCAATCATTAGTGCGCCTTCGACTTCGACAGGATCAGCAGCCAGCGGCGGAACATCAGCACTTCCAGATGGCCAGCCTGCACGCCGGTATCGCATTCGATAATCGGGTTCACCGCATAGAAACGCTTGCGGAAGTCACGGCACACCATCATTTCGCGCCGACCCATGCGAACCATAAACGAGGTAGGCAGGTATTCGAGACCGAAGCGGGAGCCAAAGCTGCTATTCAGAGTGCTCATGACAGTTCCTTTTTTGTGGGAAGTTGTGTTTAACGAGGAGTTCAGAATAGCATAACTACTGTATGAATAAACAGGTACTGTGCAAATAAACAGTAAATTCGTTATTTTGTGATTTTTACGCCAACTTCATCGGCGGCTATGCGGGGAGGACCAACTATTAGCAAACTCATGAGTTTCGTCGAGGCAAGACTGTCTCCCGGCGGCGAATTCGGCCTGCATTTAACCGTCGGCATGGCGCTGCTGCTGGTTTCCGGGCTGGTTTTCCATGAACTGGCGGAGGCGGTCATGGGGCAGGCTGCCATCACGGTATTGGACTTGCAGGTAGCGCATTGGTTCAATGTGCACGCCTTCGAGCCGCTCACCAGCCTGATGGTCGGCGTCTCCGCCATGCATTCGGTGGCCGGCATGGTGCTGCTGTTTTGCCTGCTGGCCGGCTATTTATGGCGGCAGCAGGCGCGCTACTGGCTACTGGCGCTGGCGTTTGCGGTGCCGGGCGGGATGGCGCTGAACGTGGCGTTGAAATTCTTCTTCCAGCGTGCGCGGCCGGTGTTTGATGATCCGCTGGTAACGCTGACCACCTACAGTTTCCCCAGCGGCCATACCACCGCCGCCACCTGTTTCTATGGCCTGCTGGTCA from Duganella dendranthematis encodes:
- a CDS encoding AI-2E family transporter, which gives rise to MTETQRDVLSAGFSLTLIVLAAFVMQRFFLPLIWAGILCVATWPMYVRLRARIGHPILSAALLTLVVAAIFIVPALLGVAQAARQAPELANYIVSANTDGVPVPDFLAHLPVVGDSIAEWWQATLSQPHGLAHLFSDREINGFHSASDIIKVAGVGFMHRLVDFGLAFLCLFFFYKDGEVLNRQIMNIGSRWFSEQRWAQYSEKIPTAIRATVNGLVLVGLAEGVLIGIAYWLAGLKSAVLWAAATGILAIIPFGAPIAFVSAAAVLAFGGALPAAIGVAAWGTVVLFVADHFVRPGIIGNATRLPFLAVLFGILGGVETLGLVGLFIGPVVMVLFVTLWHEAQSHHADVG
- a CDS encoding phosphatase PAP2 family protein; this encodes MSFVEARLSPGGEFGLHLTVGMALLLVSGLVFHELAEAVMGQAAITVLDLQVAHWFNVHAFEPLTSLMVGVSAMHSVAGMVLLFCLLAGYLWRQQARYWLLALAFAVPGGMALNVALKFFFQRARPVFDDPLVTLTTYSFPSGHTTAATCFYGLLVSYLVMARPAWSVRVGTVIFCLTMVLLVAFSRVYLGAHYVSDVLAAMAESVAWLAVCITAISTLRRRREGKTV